In the genome of Raphanus sativus cultivar WK10039 chromosome 4, ASM80110v3, whole genome shotgun sequence, one region contains:
- the LOC108831676 gene encoding protein STRICTOSIDINE SYNTHASE-LIKE 13-like — protein MEKKGQHHNSTHDSFLTHHPVLCILALSAIFIAIDPFHMSPIGGREFKPVKHEVAPYKQVMENWPRDNLSQLGQHGKLEFVDQVFGPESLEFDGLGRGPYTGLADGRVVRWMGEANGWETFSVVTSKWSEEACARGVDSTTNKQWKHEKLCGRPLGLRFDKETGNLYIADAYYGLLVVGPEGGIATPLATHVEGKPILFANDLDIHRNGSIFFTDTSTRYDRANHFFILLEGESTGRLLRYDPPTKTTHVVLDGLAFPNGIQLSRDQSFLLFTETTNCRLVKYWLEGSRKGEVEVVADLPGFPDNVRMNEKGEFWVAIDCCRTPAQEVLTNNPWIKSIYFRLPIPMKLLAKAMGMRMYTVISRFNEEGKVLEVLEDRQGKVMKLVSEVREVQGKLWIGTVAHNHIASVPYPLTMN, from the exons ATGGAGAAGAAAGGCCAGCATCATAATAGTACACATGACTCCTTTCTGACACATCACCCTGTTCTCTGTATCCTTGCTTTGTCTGCAATATTCATAGCGATAGACCCCTTTCACATGAGTCCTATTGGTGGTCGTGAGTTCAAGCCTGTGAAGCATGAGGTCGCTCCATACAAGCAAGTCATGGAGAACTGGCCAAGAGACAACCTTAGTCAACTAGGTCAGCATGGGAAGCTGGAGTTTGTGGACCAAGTCTTTGGTCCAGAGTCATTAGAGTTTGATGGTTTAGGCCGTGGTCCGTACACAGGGTTGGCTGATGGAAGGGTGGTCAGATGGATGGGTGAAGCAAACGGATGGGAGACATTCTCCGTTGTAACATCAAAATG GTCAGAAGAGGCTTGTGCAAGAGGGGTGGATTCAACAACAAACAAGCAGTGGAAGCATGAGAAGCTGTGTGGGAGACCTCTTGGTCTGAGGTTTGATAAAGAGACAGGGAACTTGTACATTGCAGACGCTTACTATGGTCTACTAGTGGTTGGTCCTGAAGGAGGGATTGCCACACCTTTAGCTACCCATGTGGAAGGAAAGCCTATACTCTTTGCCAACGATCTTGACATCCATAGAAATGGCTCAATCTTCTTCACTGACACAAGCACAAGATATGACAGAGC GAATCATTTCTTCATATTGCTTGAAGGAGAATCAACTGGGAGGCTTCTAAGATATGACCCACCTACCAAAACAACACACGTTGTGCTTGATGGTTTGGCTTTTCCCAATGGCATTCAGCTCTCTAGAGACCAATCTTTCCTTCTCTTCACAGAAACAACCAATTGCAG ATTGGTGAAATATTGGCTGGAGGGTTCAAGAAAGGGTGAGGTGGAGGTTGTGGCGGATCTACCAGGATTCCCAGACAATGTAAGAATGAACGAGAAGGGTGAGTTTTGGGTTGCAATAGACTGTTGTAGAACACCTGCACAAGAGGTTCTTACAAACAACCCTTGGATAAAGAGCATCTACTTTAGACTTCCCATACCGATGAAGCTGCTGGCTAAAGCCATGGGGATGAGGATGTACACCGTGATATCAAGATTCAACGAGGAAGGTAAGGTCTTGGAGGTTCTTGAGGATAGACAAGGAAAGGTGATGAAGCTTGTTAGTGAAGTTAGGGAGGTTCAAGGGAAGCTTTGGATTGGAACAGTGGCTCATAACCATATCGCCTCCGTGCCTTATCCTTTAACAATGAATTAG
- the LOC108831677 gene encoding 60S ribosomal protein L38, with translation MPKQIHEIKDFLLTARRKDARSVKIKRSKDIVKFKVRCSRYLYTLCVFDQEKADKLKQSLPPGLSVQDL, from the exons ATG CCTAAGCAAATCCACGAGATCAAGGACTTCCTTCTGACGGCGAGGAGGAAGGATGCTAGGTCTGTGAAGATCAAGAGAAGCAAGGACATTGTCAAGTTCAAGGTCAGGTGCTCCAGGTACCTCTACACGCTATGCGTCTTCGACCAAGAGAAGGCTGATAAGCTTAAGCAGTCACTTCCTCCAG GTTTGAGTGTTCAAGACCTTTGA